In the genome of Populus trichocarpa isolate Nisqually-1 chromosome 6, P.trichocarpa_v4.1, whole genome shotgun sequence, one region contains:
- the LOC7479615 gene encoding 7-deoxyloganetin glucosyltransferase, with product MGSKQEANYLPHIVLIPCPLQSHIKTMLKLAKLLHYKGFHITFVNTEFNHKRFLKSRGPNALDGLPNFCFETIPDGIPSSDIDATQEIDSITVAVQNNMLAPFKELLAKLVNPPLTCIVSDAFMPFTITAAEEAGLPVVMFVTMSACGYMGYKQLHGLKEKGFVPLKDESYLTNGYLENTIIEGIPGMKAIQLKDFPFIRTTCENDLSLNFVIGVAETSVKAQAITFHTFDALELDVLDGLSTIFPRVYSIGPFQLLLNQIQDDGLKSIGYNLWKEESECLQWLDTKELKSVVYVNFGSITVMTAEQLVEFAMGLADSKISFLWIIRPDLVIGDSAILPAEFAVETQKRGFIASWCPQEEVLNHPSIGGFLTHSGWNSTVESLCAGVPMICWPFFADQAINCSYAGSEWGVGMEIDNKVKREEVEKLVRELMEGEKGEKMRGKAMEWKKLAEEAAAPHGSSSINLDKFINEILQSKTTS from the exons ATGGGATCCAAGCAAGAAGCTAATTACTTGCCTCATATAGTTTTGATCCCATGTCCACTACAAAGCCATATAAAAACCATGCTTAAATTGGCAAAACTTCTGCACTACAAAGGTTTTCACATAACATTTGTTAACACAGAGTTTAATCACAAACGTTTCTTGAAATCAAGAGGCCCTAATGCCCTTGACGGCTTGCCCAACTTTTGTTTTGAAACCATCCCTGATGGCATCCCTTCTTCAGATATTGATGCCACGCAAGAAATAGATTCTATTACAGTTGCtgttcaaaataatatgttagcTCCGTTTAAGGAACTTCTTGCAAAGCTTGTGAATCCTCCGCTGACTTGCATAGTTTCTGATGCTTTCATGCCGTTCACCATCACAGCTGCTGAAGAAGCTGGACTCCCAGTTGTGATGTTCGTCACCATGTCCGCATGTGGATATATGGGATACAAACAACTTCATGGCCTCAAGGAGAAGGGCTTCGTTCCACTAAAAG ATGAGAGTTATCTAACAAATGGTTATCTTGAAAACACAATTATAGAAGGGATTCCTGGTATGAAAGCCATCCAACTCAAAGATTTTCCATTTATTCGAACAACATGTGAAAACGACCTTTCATTGAACTTTGTAATTGGAGTTGCTGAGACTTCTGTTAAAGCTCAGGCAATTACTTTTCATACTTTCGATGCATTGGAGCTAGATGTTTTGGATGGCCTTTCCACTATATTTCCTCGTGTTTATTCCATCGGTCCATTTCAGTTACTTCTCAATCAAATTCAAGATGATGGTTTGAAGTCTATTGGTTACAATCTATGGAAGGAAGAGAGTGAATGCCTCCAATGGTTAGACACCAAAGAGCTCAAATCAGTGGTCTATGTGAATTTCGGAAGCATAACAGTGATGACAGCTGAACAACTGGTTGAGTTTGCCATGGGGTTAGCTGATAGCAAGATCTCATTCTTGTGGATTATAAGGCCGGATTTGGTTATCGGTGATTCGGCAATTTTGCCAGCTGAGTTTGCAGTGGAAACTCAAAAACGTGGTTTCATAGCTAGTTGGTGCCCACAAGAGGAAGTACTAAACCATCCATCAATTGGAGGATTTCTAACTCATAGTGGTTGGAATTCAACTGTTGAAAGCTTGTGTGCTGGGGTGCCCATGATTTGTTGGCCTTTTTTTGCTGACCAGGCAATAAACTGTAGCTATGCTGGCAGTGAATGGGGAGTTGGCATGGAGATTGATAACAAAGTCAAAAGGGAAGAAGTAGAGAAGCTTGTAAGAGAGTTAATGGAAGGAGAGAAGGGTGAGAAAATGAGGGGAAAGGCCATGGAGTGGAAGAAGCTGGCTGAAGAGGCTGCTGCCCCTCATGGTTCATCATCCATTAATTTAGACAAGTTCATAAATGAAATATTACAATCCAAAACTACTTCTTAA